A genome region from Dickeya dadantii NCPPB 898 includes the following:
- a CDS encoding LysE family translocator, with amino-acid sequence MEHFSLFLSMLGFLWVAAITPGPNNMLLTASAANFGVWRSMPLMLGIMVGMQSMLLLVALGLGSLILLYPSLHLALKVLGSVYLLWLSWKIATAAYEKLDTDTAPPAPIPLYQGGLLQFLNPKAWLMALGAVAGFSLAGDGYAGSVVAISVAMVGVNFVAGVIWLGFGAMIGRLLRSPRAWKIFNLAMGLLTATCVLMIWH; translated from the coding sequence ATGGAGCACTTCAGCCTGTTTCTTTCGATGCTCGGTTTTTTGTGGGTCGCCGCTATTACGCCCGGCCCTAATAATATGCTACTTACCGCCTCCGCCGCCAATTTTGGCGTATGGCGTTCCATGCCGCTGATGCTGGGTATCATGGTCGGCATGCAAAGTATGCTGCTGCTGGTGGCGCTGGGGCTGGGCAGCCTGATCCTGCTTTATCCGTCGCTGCATCTGGCGTTGAAAGTGTTGGGCAGCGTGTATCTGCTGTGGCTGTCGTGGAAGATTGCCACCGCGGCGTATGAAAAGCTGGATACCGACACCGCGCCGCCGGCGCCGATCCCACTGTATCAGGGCGGGTTACTGCAATTCCTCAATCCAAAGGCCTGGCTGATGGCGCTGGGCGCGGTGGCGGGGTTTAGTCTGGCCGGCGACGGTTATGCGGGCTCGGTGGTGGCGATCAGCGTCGCGATGGTAGGCGTTAATTTCGTGGCTGGGGTTATCTGGCTGGGATTCGGCGCGATGATCGGCCGCTTGTTGCGTAGTCCGCGCGCCTGGAAGATTTTCAATCTCGCTATGGGGTTGCTGACGGCGACCTGCGTGCTGATGATCTGGCATTGA
- a CDS encoding ABC transporter ATP-binding protein — MIVFSCLQIRRGTRVLLDNATATVNPGQKVGLVGKNGCGKSTLLSLLKGEISADGGSVTFPQNWALAWVNQETPALARSAIDYVIDGDREFRQLEAELDAANARNDGNAIATLHGKLDAVQAWSIQARAASLLNGLGFQQEQLQRSVSDFSGGWRMRLNLAQALICRSDLLLLDEPTNHLDLDAVIWLEKWLKNYPGTLVLISHDRDFLDPIANRILHIEQETLFEYTGNYTSFELQRATRLSQQQAMYQHQQERVAHLQHYIDRFRAKATKAKQAQSRIKMLERMELIAPAHVDNPFRFSFRAPEALPNPLLRMEKVSAGYGDRLILDSIKLNLVPGSRIGLLGHNGAGKSTLIKLLAGELQPFSGDIGLAKGVRLGYFAQHQLEFLRPDESPLQHLVRLAERETEQQLRDYLGGFDFRGDKVTEPTERFSGGEKARLVLALIVWQRPNLLLLDEPTNHLDLDMRQALTEALIDFEGALVVVSHDRHLIRSTTDDLYLVHDHKVEPFDGDLEDYQQWLLDAQKQDNAAESAARDNAANSAQSRKDQKRRDAELRTLTQPLRKQITQLEQQMEKLQTALTAVEERLADSGLYDVSRKSELTECLQKQSATKADLENAEMAWLDAQEQLEQLLRDAESQG; from the coding sequence ATGATTGTTTTCTCCTGCTTGCAAATTCGACGCGGTACCCGGGTACTGCTGGACAACGCCACCGCGACCGTCAACCCCGGTCAAAAAGTCGGTCTGGTTGGTAAAAACGGCTGTGGCAAATCAACCCTGTTGTCACTGCTGAAAGGGGAAATCAGCGCCGACGGCGGCAGCGTAACCTTTCCGCAAAATTGGGCGCTGGCATGGGTCAATCAGGAAACCCCGGCGCTGGCGCGATCGGCGATTGATTACGTGATCGACGGCGACCGCGAATTCCGCCAGTTGGAAGCCGAGCTGGACGCGGCGAATGCCCGCAACGACGGCAACGCCATCGCCACCCTGCACGGCAAGCTGGACGCCGTTCAGGCCTGGTCGATTCAGGCCCGCGCCGCCAGCCTGCTCAACGGGCTCGGTTTTCAGCAGGAACAGTTGCAACGGTCCGTCAGCGACTTCTCCGGCGGCTGGCGTATGCGCCTGAATCTGGCGCAGGCGCTGATTTGCCGTTCCGATCTCCTGTTACTCGACGAACCGACCAACCACCTGGATCTGGACGCGGTGATCTGGCTGGAAAAGTGGCTGAAGAACTATCCTGGTACGCTGGTATTGATCTCCCACGATCGGGACTTTCTCGACCCGATCGCCAACCGGATTCTGCATATCGAGCAGGAAACCCTGTTCGAATACACCGGCAACTACACCTCATTTGAGCTGCAGCGCGCCACCCGTTTGTCTCAGCAACAAGCGATGTACCAGCATCAGCAAGAGCGAGTCGCCCATCTTCAGCATTACATCGACCGTTTCCGTGCCAAAGCCACTAAGGCCAAGCAGGCGCAAAGTCGCATCAAAATGCTGGAGCGCATGGAGCTGATCGCCCCGGCCCACGTCGACAACCCGTTCCGCTTTAGCTTTCGGGCGCCGGAAGCGCTGCCCAACCCGCTGTTGCGGATGGAAAAAGTCAGCGCGGGCTATGGCGACCGGCTGATTCTGGATTCCATCAAGCTCAATCTGGTGCCCGGCTCGCGCATCGGGTTGCTCGGCCACAACGGCGCCGGGAAATCGACGCTCATTAAGCTGCTGGCAGGCGAGCTTCAACCGTTCAGCGGCGACATCGGCCTGGCCAAAGGCGTGCGTTTGGGCTATTTCGCCCAGCATCAACTGGAGTTCCTGCGTCCCGATGAGTCGCCGTTGCAGCACCTTGTCCGGCTGGCGGAACGGGAAACCGAACAACAGTTGCGCGACTACCTCGGCGGTTTTGATTTCCGCGGCGACAAGGTGACCGAACCTACCGAGCGTTTTTCCGGCGGCGAGAAAGCGCGGCTGGTGCTGGCGCTGATCGTCTGGCAGCGCCCTAACCTGTTGCTGCTCGACGAACCGACCAACCACCTGGATCTCGACATGCGCCAGGCGCTGACCGAAGCGTTGATCGACTTCGAAGGCGCGCTGGTGGTGGTGTCTCACGATCGTCACCTGATCCGATCCACCACCGACGATCTCTATCTGGTGCACGACCACAAGGTCGAGCCGTTTGACGGCGATCTGGAAGATTACCAACAATGGCTGCTGGATGCGCAGAAGCAGGATAACGCCGCGGAATCCGCCGCCAGAGACAACGCCGCCAACAGCGCGCAGTCGAGAAAGGATCAGAAACGGCGCGACGCCGAGCTACGCACGCTGACCCAGCCGCTGCGCAAGCAGATTACCCAACTGGAACAACAGATGGAGAAACTGCAAACCGCGCTGACGGCGGTGGAAGAGCGCCTGGCCGACAGCGGACTTTATGACGTCAGCCGTAAAAGCGAGCTGACCGAGTGTCTGCAAAAACAGAGCGCAACCAAAGCAGATCTGGAAAACGCCGAAATGGCCTGGCTGGATGCGCAGGAACAGCTGGAGCAGTTGCTGCGCGACGCTGAAAGTCAGGGCTAA
- the kefB gene encoding glutathione-regulated potassium-efflux system protein KefB, with product METSSLLNAGVLFLFVAVLMVPIAARLGIGAVLGYLLAGIAIGPWGLGFIRDVEAILHFSELGVVFLMFIIGLELDPAKLWRLRRSIFGTGAAQVLLSAAVLGGVLYLSQFSWQAALIGGIGLAMSSTAIALQLMREKGMNRNESGQLGFSVLLFQDLAVIPALALIPVMAGVQGELDDWRQVVLKVVAFGGMLVGGRYLVRPLFRFIAASGVREVFTAAALLLVLGSALFMDALGLSMALGTFIAGVLLAESEYRHELEISIEPFKGLLLGLFFISVGMSLNLGVLYANILMVLAGVAILVVAKGLILYLLARLYGLRSSERLQFAGVLSQGGEFAFVLFSSAATHKVLKGAQLPLLLVTVTLSMMVTPILMQLIDRILARRFNAKEEPDETPYVENDEPQVIVVGFGRFGQVIARLLMANKMRITVLERDISAVSLMRSYGYKVYYGDATELELLRAAGAAQAQSIVITCNEPEDAMIIVHLCQQHFPHLEILARARGRVEAHEFLQVGVTQFSRETFSSALELGRKTLISLGMHPHQAYRAQQHFRRLDMRMLRELMPQRQGDVAQISRVKEARRELEDIFEREMLRERRRPDDWDEH from the coding sequence ATGGAAACCTCTTCTTTGCTGAATGCCGGCGTGCTGTTTTTGTTTGTGGCCGTGCTGATGGTGCCGATTGCCGCCCGCCTGGGAATCGGCGCGGTGCTGGGGTATCTGCTGGCCGGTATCGCCATCGGTCCGTGGGGGTTGGGCTTCATTCGTGATGTGGAAGCCATCCTGCACTTTTCCGAGCTGGGCGTGGTGTTCCTGATGTTTATCATCGGTCTGGAACTGGACCCCGCCAAGCTGTGGCGGCTGCGGCGTTCTATTTTCGGCACCGGCGCGGCGCAGGTGCTGTTGAGCGCCGCGGTGCTGGGCGGCGTGCTGTATCTGAGCCAGTTTTCCTGGCAGGCGGCGCTGATCGGCGGTATTGGACTGGCGATGTCTTCCACCGCCATCGCGCTGCAACTGATGCGTGAAAAAGGCATGAACCGCAACGAGTCCGGCCAGCTCGGTTTTTCCGTGCTGTTGTTTCAGGACCTGGCGGTAATCCCGGCGCTGGCGCTGATTCCGGTGATGGCGGGCGTACAAGGCGAGCTGGATGACTGGCGTCAGGTGGTGCTGAAGGTGGTGGCGTTCGGTGGCATGCTGGTTGGCGGTCGTTATCTGGTGCGCCCGCTGTTCCGTTTTATCGCCGCGTCGGGGGTGCGGGAAGTGTTTACCGCCGCCGCGCTGCTGCTGGTGTTGGGTTCTGCGCTGTTCATGGACGCGCTGGGGCTGTCGATGGCGCTCGGCACGTTTATTGCCGGCGTGCTGCTGGCGGAAAGCGAATACCGCCATGAACTGGAAATCTCCATCGAGCCGTTCAAGGGGTTGTTGCTGGGGCTGTTCTTCATTTCGGTGGGGATGTCGCTCAATCTCGGCGTGCTGTACGCCAATATCCTGATGGTGCTGGCGGGCGTGGCGATTCTGGTGGTGGCGAAAGGGTTGATCCTGTACTTGCTGGCGCGGCTGTACGGGCTGCGCTCCTCCGAGCGTTTGCAATTCGCCGGGGTGCTGAGTCAGGGCGGGGAGTTCGCCTTTGTGCTGTTTTCCTCCGCCGCCACCCACAAGGTACTGAAGGGCGCGCAACTGCCGCTGCTGCTGGTGACGGTGACCCTGTCGATGATGGTGACGCCGATCCTGATGCAGCTTATCGACCGTATTCTGGCGCGCCGTTTCAATGCGAAAGAAGAGCCGGACGAAACGCCGTACGTGGAAAACGACGAACCGCAGGTAATTGTGGTGGGGTTCGGCCGTTTCGGTCAGGTGATCGCCCGTTTGCTGATGGCCAACAAAATGCGCATCACCGTGCTGGAGCGCGATATCAGCGCCGTCAGCCTGATGCGCAGCTACGGCTACAAGGTCTATTACGGCGACGCCACCGAGCTGGAGTTGCTGCGTGCCGCCGGCGCGGCTCAGGCTCAGTCCATCGTGATTACCTGTAACGAGCCGGAAGACGCGATGATCATCGTGCATCTGTGTCAGCAGCATTTTCCCCATTTGGAGATTCTGGCCCGCGCGCGCGGCCGTGTGGAAGCACACGAGTTTTTGCAGGTCGGCGTGACGCAGTTCTCGCGCGAAACCTTCTCCAGCGCGCTGGAGTTGGGCCGCAAAACGCTGATCTCATTAGGGATGCATCCCCATCAGGCTTATCGGGCGCAGCAGCACTTCCGGCGGCTCGACATGCG
- the kefG gene encoding glutathione-regulated potassium-efflux system ancillary protein KefG, with product MSQPPKILLLFAHPESQDSVANKLLLHSARQLGHVTVHDLYAHYPDFFIDIHHEQQLLREHQLIVFQHPLYTYSCPALLKEWLDRVLTRGFANGVGGNALAGKYWRSVVTTGEQQDAYRSAGVNRYTMDDVLRPFEMTATMCHMHWLSPLVIYWARRLPPDVLQEHARAYGDWLASPFPRGES from the coding sequence ATGTCGCAGCCACCAAAAATTTTGCTGCTGTTTGCCCATCCGGAATCCCAGGATTCGGTCGCGAATAAGCTGTTATTACATTCTGCCCGCCAGCTCGGGCATGTCACTGTGCACGATCTTTACGCGCACTATCCTGATTTTTTTATCGATATTCATCATGAGCAGCAGTTACTGCGTGAGCATCAACTGATCGTGTTTCAGCATCCGCTTTATACCTACAGTTGCCCGGCATTACTGAAAGAGTGGCTGGATCGGGTGTTGACCCGCGGCTTTGCCAACGGGGTCGGCGGTAATGCGCTGGCCGGAAAGTACTGGCGGTCGGTGGTGACCACCGGCGAGCAGCAAGACGCTTACCGGTCTGCGGGTGTGAATCGTTACACGATGGATGACGTATTGCGACCATTTGAAATGACGGCGACCATGTGCCACATGCACTGGCTGTCGCCGCTGGTGATTTATTGGGCCCGGCGCCTGCCGCCGGACGTATTGCAGGAACATGCCAGAGCCTACGGCGACTGGCTGGCGTCGCCATTTCCGCGTGGAGAATCCTAG